The DNA sequence TTTTGAACGGCGCCTTAGAGAAAGTTGATTTTGAAGCTATCAAGGAAGATGTTAAATATTCTAAATACTCATCACCGTCTGGTCTCAAGGTGCGAGAAGGGACTTTAACTCCCGCCCCACACAAGTCCTCAGCATATACTTGGGTTAAGGCACCACGCTATAAAGGTCAGGTGATTGAGGTTGGACCTGCAGCAAGAATTATGGTCGACTATACGCAAGGTCATAACCAAAAAATCAAGGAGCTTGTTGATAAATTCGCCGGGGTTGCAGGAATTGGTGCTGAAAACCTTAACTCTGTGCTTGGCAGACATCTGTGCCGCGCAATATCTGCCGTTGTAATTGCTGATTTTTTACTTGAAGAAACAGAACGGATTGACACCAAGGCTCCAACCATGGCCGACTATGAATTGCCTGAATCAGGTGAAGGATTTGGAGCTACAGAAGCCTCACGTGGTGCGTTGTTACATTACATCAATATAAAAAATTACAAGATCGATAGATATGAATGCGTTGTGCCGACCACCTGGAACTGTTCTCCTAAAGATGATAGGGACCAACCAGGTGCTCTTGAATCCGCTCTGATAGGAACTCGCGTAGAAACGCCTGACGAGCAGATAGAAGCAAATAGAATTGTGCACTCATTTGATCCTTGCCTTGGTTGTGCTGTCCACTAAGCCATTTTTTGATAACGAATAGATTGGAAAGGGGAAATTATGCCTGATCTTGATCGACGAAAATTTTTGAAAATGGCAGCATGTCTAAGCGCTGCCTTTGGAGTTGGCAATTTACCAGCACCTGTGCTGGCAGCCCTGAAGAAAATTGATGGGGCTGTGCCCACGTTAGTCTACTTGCAAGGGCAATCATGCACTGGTTGTTCTATTTCATTGTTGCAGGCCGAAACACCTAACGCTGTGACCATGATTACGGAGTATTCAAAACTCTCCTTTCATGCCGATATGTCCGCAACTTCGGGGAAACAAGCTTTAGCGCTTATTGAGAAATACCTTAGTGGAAATGCTGGCGAGTATTTTTTAGCTGTTGAGGGCTCAATTCCATATGACATGCCTGAGGCCTGTGTAATGGGCCACAAACCTTTTGCAGAGCATCTGCTTGACGCCTCAAAAACCATGGTCGGTGCTGTTGCCATAGGGACCTGTGCAACTCATGGCGGAATACCTGCTGCTGAAGGGAATCTTACCGGAGCAGTAAGCCTCAAGGAATTTTACAAGCG is a window from the Desulfobulbaceae bacterium genome containing:
- a CDS encoding hydrogenase small subunit, producing MPDLDRRKFLKMAACLSAAFGVGNLPAPVLAALKKIDGAVPTLVYLQGQSCTGCSISLLQAETPNAVTMITEYSKLSFHADMSATSGKQALALIEKYLSGNAGEYFLAVEGSIPYDMPEACVMGHKPFAEHLLDASKTMVGAVAIGTCATHGGIPAAEGNLTGAVSLKEFYKRKGKSPLIIDIPGCSVHPDWVWKTIVHLVQVGLPELVNGQPKLFFDRKVHELCPLYHDFQQEIFAKKLGEKGCLFKLGCIGPDTNADCSTRWWNGRQSWCIGAKAPCIGCASPIFAAKKDFPFYRIAKKGKE